A genomic region of Oncorhynchus mykiss isolate Arlee chromosome 2, USDA_OmykA_1.1, whole genome shotgun sequence contains the following coding sequences:
- the lratd2b gene encoding protein LRATD2 — protein MGNQVEKLTHLTYDNVPTADPNGFDTEDELGPRIGVSYIFSADDDEQEERVDGPDKDQNEEEKQYDNCNELECVVYYRDESVYEKNLKLSDMSTYSTENLLNKCIPGDLVEFVATGQYPHWVVYVGDFQVVHLHRAEIKNNFLTDASQGKRGRIVNGLYKFRALPPEVVVQNAVQQVGTRDRELDWRNSECFAAWCRFGKREFKIGGEIRIGKQPYRLKMLFSEKKSHVLEFQSFDDLIMEKRRNDQIGRDAVTQELANHLNATDAEIKDDFHQSVN, from the coding sequence ATGGGTAACCAGGTTGAGAAACTGACACATCTGACTTATGACAATGTTCCGACCGCGGATCCCAACGGGTTTGACACGGAGGATGAGCTGGGGCCCCGGATCGGAGTGTCCTACATCTTCTCCGCGGACGACGACGAACAAGAGGAACGTGTTGACGGACCGGACAAGGATCAGAACGAGGAAGAGAAACAATACGATAACTGCAACGAGCTGGAGTGTGTTGTGTACTACCGTGACGAATCTGTGTACGAGAAAAATCTCAAACTCTCTGATATGAGCACGTATTCGACTGAGAATCTTTTAAACAAGTGCATACCGGGGGATTTGGTGGAGTTCGTGGCTACGGGCCAGTACCCTCACTGGGTTGTGTACGTGGGCGACTTTCAGGTCGTTCACCTGCACCGGGCTGAAATCAAGAATAATTTCCTGACAGATGCCAGTCAAGGAAAGCGAGGCAGGATAGTTAACGGGCTGTATAAATTCCGCGCTCTGCCTCCCGAGGTGGTGGTGCAGAACGCGGTGCAGCAAGTaggaacgagagacagagagctggactGGAGGAACTCTGAGTGCTTTGCTGCGTGGTGCAGGTTCGGGAAGAGGGAATTTAAAATAGGAGGAGAGATCCGTATCGGAAAGCAGCCCTACAGGTTGAAAATGTTGTTTTCTGAAAAGAAGAGTCACGTCCTTGAATTTCAGAGTTTTGACGACTTGAtcatggagaagaggagaaacgATCAGATAGGCAGAGATGCGGTGACGCAAGAGTTAGCGAACCATCTCAACGCAACCGATGCGGAAATTAAGGACGACTTTCATCAGAGTGTGAACTGA